Sequence from the Triticum urartu cultivar G1812 unplaced genomic scaffold, Tu2.1 TuUngrouped_contig_5461, whole genome shotgun sequence genome:
CATGTGAATCAAAGGCGGCGACGTCCAGACAGCGACTCAAGCCCGAGTAGCTCGCAGCTGGATTACTGTGAACTTTCAACGATCACGTGAGCCAATCACGGAGCGGCAGGCGGCCGGCCGGCGGCAACGCGGCGCTTGAGCATCTGGGTGTAGTTGAAGATGGATTTGAGGCGCTGCTGCCTGAGGTCCTCCTTGAACCCCTGGATGAACTCCTCCGCCTTGGCGTCCACCTCGgacccggccgcctcctcctccgtcgGCGCCGCCCGCTGCCGCCCCGCCAGGGCGAGCGCGTACGCCTCGTCCATGCTCATCGAGCTCTCGTCTTCCACGACGTCCTCTTTCGCCGGCTCTGCCGTCGCGTGTGGGCGCGGTGGACGCGGTGTAGCTGGCGACCTCCTCGGCGTCCCCGCGTCCTCTGTTTCTCGGAAGGGCCGTCGCCGCGTCCTCTGCTTCGCGGaaggtggcggtggcggtggcgccCGGGGTCGGTTCCGCGGTGCGGAAGCACGAGGACGGGAAGGAGAAGATGTTGAAGGAGCGGATGCGGTGCAGCACCGCTGACGAGGCCCTGCGCGTGATCCCGCTCCCGCTCCCGCcgcggcgcggcgacggcgacTGCGGCTGCGCACGGGACGACAGGGCGAAGATAGCGCCCACCACGAGGTTGAGGGCCACGAACCACGCCGCGCCGGAGCCCAGCCacgccggcagcggccagcaCCACCACTCAGCCGCCGCCATCGCTAGCGGGTTAGGCTTTGGCCGGCGCACCAACGAGTCGCGCAGTCGCGTGTGCTTCTTGTGCGTTGCTCTGCTTTGTGAAAGGCTCGAGAGACAGAGACGAAGATGGTGATCTGAATATCTGATCGCACAGATGACAGTATCCCCCTATATATAGAGGAGAGCGCGCGGGTAATCGGGCAGCTCGCGGTGGGAAGATGTGATTAGGTTAAGCAATTCATGTGCTCCGAGCGCGTCATCATGGTCGTGAGCTAGATTGGTCAGCCGTAGACTGGGCGGGCTGCAGTCTCCTCCCATGTGCGGTTTCATGTCCTGGTCAGCTAATTAAACCGCATTAATTCGTTGCTGTTGTTATCCATTTCGATAAGCATCTGCGTTCGGTTTCGCATCGCCGGCAGCCAAGGGCAACTCCAAAGCGGATGACCTATTTATTTTGAATCATCTAATGTCCACGGCCACGTCTGGATGTGTTTGGTCCAAGTTATCCAACCGTGGTCATCAAATCCAGATAACGGCATTTACAATGGTTGACAAAACAACCTTATCTTAAGTCTTACATGTAATTTAGATCTGATAATAAAAGGATGTCCACAATGAATTAttcttagccttatcttcaataactagctATTTCTAAAAATATGAcaagacatattgtgctaagagatcatctttTAAATAAAAGAAGACAAGTCTTTTATTGTGACTTCTTTCTCCTCCACATCAACATTTATCCTACGCGGCACTTCTAAGATAGCATCATTGTACATATCCTAATGGGCTATGACTAACATTGGGTCCAGTAGGTcgagagaagaaaaaaaaatgaGTGCGGCAAACGGACTATAAGGAGATGTGGTCCAACTAACAGTGGGTCGGGACATCCGGACTTTTAAAACCTCCCCTTGATTTGGTGCCAGTTTATGGAAATACACGTGACCTGGTCCATAAACATTTGATGGGATGGTTAAAAGTGTCCGGACTCTTCGGTCCAGATATTTGGAAAAGATTTACCGATCCGCGTTAGAGATACCCTAACATTTTTATGGTGTGCAGACTTCTAATTAAAAAAACAAATTGTTATTGGCATCTTATGGGAGTCTTATATACCTAAGAGAATTATCTCAACTATTTTTAATTATCTCAATATGTCCGTTTTTACATCATTAAAAGTTTAAAATTACTATAGTCATTAGATATACTGACTTGATCCACTAGCATCCATATCTACGAATCCTTtatcatgtactccctccgtcccacaatGTAAGACGTTTTTACAAGATATGTTAGCTTgtaaaaacgtcttatattatgagacggagggagtagtaacattccacccgcaaaaaaaagaagTAGTCACGTTCCAAATGGGTTTTAAATCACGTTGCATTTAACAATGCCATAAACAACTCCTAATGTTAAGATTTTTTGTTTGCCCATGCAAATATTTCTTACAAGATTAAATCGTAGTGATCGAATTAATATTTTACACAATATTTACAAAATTTGTATTCAATTTTTTCGGCGACGCATGAGGCACCATTCGGTTCCATGTGTTGCGGTGACAAAGAAATAACATCTCTGTTACCcgcaaaaataataataatatgtCTTTGTTTGGTCGAGCTCGTCTTGTTTCTAAaacagtttgtctaattcacatttAGATGTATTTTAAGAATGTCATATCTAAGCTCTCACAAATATATAATgcagcaacaagaaacaaaaaaaaaactAGGACAAAAAAATAGACAGACCCTTACTAAAATGCATGGAAGCTTGCGATCGAAGCAGCCGAGTATTTGTTATTATTACTATTATTGGAAAACAGGGATGGCATAGGAAAATAGTCTTAATTTATAAATATAAAACAATCCTATTTGAAATTGTCAAACTACACGAGAGCATATTCCGCGTCACGTGCTAGCTACGTCGTCAGCCCATCACTCCCAAGTCCCAAACGTACGGGAACCTTATACGATCGATTAGGTCAACATGGTTCCTCATCTGATTTTGATATATGCATGGTATCGGACGCTTCCAGGCCTTTTCGAATAACTAAACTAGTCAAGTAAATTACTGTAAATGAAATGAAATGAATAGCTCGTTTCTCAATCAGGTATCGGAcggtttttttatttattttttgtatCGGACGATTCTGAAAGGATTAATTAGTTTTCATTTTACCTATTTAGTAGCATTAGATTCATGATAAAATATATTTTCGTCATATACCTATTTGGTTTCACAAGCATTGACATATTTTTGCACAAACTCGGTCAAACTTTAAGATAGTTTGACCCTTCAACAAAGTTGGAAGTATACTTTTTCAAGGACGGAGGGGGTATGTATATATGTCACACTTTATTTACCGTGTATGTCTAATGCTACTTCAGTTGGATTTCATTTATCTTGTTCCTATTTCTTCATGTTTTCCGGAAAAGAAAAACTGAGCCGTGCGTAGTATGGCTTGACACTAGCAAACTAGTACTAGGATATTGTCCAAAAAAAAAAATCTAGTAGGCTGAGTCATCGTCGCTATCATACCATCATCGACCAAAACCTTTTCTTTTCTCTTATGTTTGGTCATGCTGACTTGGTGTAGATATCCCTTTTGAGGAATCATATGCATGGCGTACATTATCTGATATCTGTCCACTCTATCTATTCCCTCCGTTCGAAATTACTAGATACATTCATATTCAAGATAAGTAATTCCGATCGGAGGGAGTAGCTAACATGAAGACACCCAATGCACGTCACTCGGAGGCTTGGCTCCCAAGTAGCGACACCCATTCATTTTTCCATGCGTGCTACTAGAACAGAGGAAGTCCTCTACTGTACTGTTACTAGTCTGAGAAAACATAGGAGCACCATTCAGTGTGTGGCTTGAATAAAAAATCTGTGCCAATCAACTGATCTGAGGCGTTGGATGGAAAATTAAGGGTCAGATCACTTTCTTTTACCTCGGAAAATAATGTTTATGCCTGACCTACTATAGCCATGTGTTTTGTACAATGAAATTTATTTGCATGATTTAAAGAGTGCCACGGTATCATCTCGCCGGTGTTAACAAAAATTCTTGACTAATGAAGCTATGATAAATGACTGGCTAAGGgtcagtcgactgaaaataaattaGATTAATCGATTTGTTTTCAACCATTTGATAGATGGCCTTCTTCAACCTCCTGCCCTATCTATTAATCTTGTTCCTCAAACCGCGCCACGGACCACCGGCTGAACCGTCTACCTCTGCCGCCCGCAGTCGGCGGTGCTCCCCCACCAGCCTCGTGGTCCTGCCTTCCCCTCACCGTTGTCCATGACAGTCTTGGCGTCACCCACGTCCATCCCTCCAAACTGCCTAGCTTGCACCCCTAGCCTTGAATCGTCAAGTTTCATACTCGCCTGTGTTGGCTACCGCCGGCTACAACTCGTCCTTGGCCGAGGCCTTGCCGGTGTCCATGGGCCTTCCTACCGCTCGCCCTGGCACCCAACACCGCCTTAGGCCGCCTAGTTGCTCCGTCCCGTCGCTTGCTTGCTTCTCCACCGAATTGACTGACCCAAATTTGAAATTCGAGCAACTTAGTTCCAGCAAAACTACTATGTCAAGGTCGGCATGAAAAAAGACTTTGAACTACTAGATTACAAGTTTTCGAAAGTGTGTCATTTAGATAGAGCATGCATGCTCATCTACGAAAGGAGT
This genomic interval carries:
- the LOC125529257 gene encoding uncharacterized protein LOC125529257 produces the protein MAAAEWWCWPLPAWLGSGAAWFVALNLVVGAIFALSSRAQPQSPSPRRGGSGSGITRRASSAVLHRIRSFNIFSFPSSCFRTAEPTPGATATATFQTEDAGTPRRSPATPRPPRPHATAEPAKEDVVEDESSMSMDEAYALALAGRQRAAPTEEEAAGSEVDAKAEEFIQGFKEDLRQQRLKSIFNYTQMLKRRVAAGRPPAAP